In Panthera tigris isolate Pti1 chromosome C1, P.tigris_Pti1_mat1.1, whole genome shotgun sequence, the following proteins share a genomic window:
- the SCRN3 gene encoding secernin-3, with the protein MEPCSCDTFVALPPATVDNRIIFGKNSDRLCDEVQEVVYFPAAVHENLREHLQCTYIEIDQVPETYAVVLSRPAWLWGAEMGANEHGVCIGNEAVWGREEVCDEEALLGMDLVRLGLERADTAEKALNVIVDLLEKYGQGGNCSEGRMVFSYHNSFLIADRKEAWILETAGKYWAAEKVQEGVRNISNQLSITTKIDREHPDLRNYAKQKGWWDGKTEFDFAATYSYLDTAKMMLSPGRYCEGYKLLNKHKGNITFETMMEILRDKPSGINMEGEFLTTASMVSILPQDSNLPCIHFFTGTPDPERSVFKPFIFVPNVSQLLDTSSPTFDLEDPVKKKPRFQFKPDRRHPLYQEHQQALEVIDKKEEKAKTMMDNMRKLEKELFKEMESILQNKHLDVDKIVNLFPQCAKDEIRIYKSNISS; encoded by the exons atggaacctTGTTCCTGTGATACTTTTGTGGCATTACCTCCAGCAACGGTTGATAACAggattatttttggaaaaaattcaGATAGATTGTGTGATGAAGTACAGGAGGTAGTTTATTTTCCTGCTGCAGTTCATGAGAACCTGAGAGAACATCTTCAG TGTACTTACATAGAAATTGATCAAGTTCCTGAAACATATGCTGTTGTCCTCAGTCGCCCAGCTTGGTTATGGGGGGCAGAAATGGGAGCCAACGAGCATGGAGTTTGCATTGGGAATGAAGCTGTATGGGGAAGAGAAGAAGTGTGTGATGAAGAGGCGCTACTGGGCATGGATCTTGTCAG acttgGCCTTGAAAGAGCTGATACAGCTGAAAAAGCCCTCAATGTCATCGTTGATCTATTAGAAAAATATGGCCAGGGTGGAAATTGTTCAGAGGGTAGGATGGTATTCAGCTATCACAACAGTTTCCTGATAGCTGATAGGAAAGAAGCCTGGATTCTGGAGACTGCAGGGAAGTACTGGGCAGCAGAAAAAGTACAAG AGGGAGTTCGTAATATTTCTAATCAGCTTTCTATAACAACCAAGATTGATCGGGAACATCCAGACCTGAGAAACTATGCTAAGCAGAAAGGTTGGTGGGACGGTAAAACGGAGTTTGATTTTGCTGCAACATACTCTTATCTTGACACAGCCAAGATGATGCTTTCACCAGGCAGATACTGTGAAGGCTACAAGCTTCTGAATAAGCACAAAG GAAATATAACTTTTGAAACAATGATGGAAATTCTCCGAGATAAACCAAGTGGCATTAATATGGAGGGAGAATTCCTGACCACTGCAAGCATGGTTTCTATTTTACCTCAAGACTCCAACCTTCCTTGCATTCACTTCTTTACAGGGACTCCTGATCCTGAGAG ATCTGTTTTTAAGCCTTTCATATTTGTGCCAAATGTTTCACAACTATTGGATACCAGTTCACCAACATTTGATCTTGAAGACCCAGTTAAAAAGAAACCACGTTTTCAGTTTAAGCCTGACAGAAGACACCCACTCTATCAAGAACATCAACAGGCATTGGAAGTAATAGACAAAAAGGAG GAAAAAGCCAAAACTATGATGGACAACATGAGGAAACTGGAGAAAGAACtattcaaagaaatggaatcaattcTTCAAAACAAGCATCTTGATGTTGATAAAATTGTTAATCTCTTTCCCCAGTGTGCAAAAGATGAAATTAGAATTTATAAGTCAAACATTAGTTCTTAG